One part of the Syngnathus acus chromosome 17, fSynAcu1.2, whole genome shotgun sequence genome encodes these proteins:
- the LOC119136683 gene encoding TSC22 domain family protein 2-like isoform X6, with the protein MSKMPAKKKSCFQITSVTQAQVAAIGAADDTESLEDPDESRAEDVSSEMYDVSRTEYEAACDMSLAEEVLNNVGEPEATGVVASSHLPHFSVVSVSPLGEFRKAPVLALGTQQQAAPTSSPGPVIVSVNVPQPATVASPGPPAPAASTVTCTSRFRVIKLDHGTDEPFRRGRWICTEFYEKDSDGSVVNRTVDGMKRDASVTSEVAVDKDSGLGQTGGSVVAPVTHTNQAPGASPGVTRMHPAETSAQQNFITRQHAVSGSVPQIALASSKPTSVPVQPAVASVQPAAPQSVGNGLPQLQKSPVLPPSTQTHTYQLSVGHDVPGLAGGQSLSVSGQSAGPQSMGQATSPAMPQGSAGVSTPGHFGDVAGGGKGIPGQIAQSQTGGMASVAGSALAGGSAHGQYAATGQPKAHAVHPTADGVQNVPVTAVSSSVAPAVPTAVPSASAAAVPKVTAASLTPGQVSQGKAAGALAGHSLLATGFGQVEGGGVRKLDGVVNAQSFRKDLVKPLMPETLQLATPTVNSLFGIHIPVDGDEERNPSKAFYKAFQSGTRLRDSKAHSDSSSGTNIVAIDNKIEQAMDLVKSHLMYAVREEVEVLKEQIKELFERNSVLERENAVLKSLANSEQLSQLPAQSAGPSTGPTAQPPQQPAAGPPPQAQPPVQPPVQPPLQPPLQPPLQQQQQQQQQQQQQQQQQQPMVLQTHPQLDASQQQPNVTSA; encoded by the exons AGAGCTGTTTCCAGATCACAAGTGTTACTCAGGCACAGGTGGCTGCTATCGGTGCCGCGGACGACACAGAGAGCCTAGAGGACCCGGATGAGTCCCGCGCCGAGGATGTGTCGTCAGAGATGTATGACGTTTCCCGGACTGAGTATGAGGCCGCATGTGACATGAGTTTGGCTGAAGAAGTGCTGAATAATGTCGGGGAGCCAGAAGCGACGGGAGTCGTGGCGTCGTCGCATTTACCTCACTTCTCTGTGGTGTCAGTCAGTCCCTTGGGGGAGTTTCGGAAAGCGCCGGTGCTGGCTCTTGGCACACAACAACAGGCTGCCCCGACATCCAGTCCCGGTCCTGTAATTGTGTCTGTAAATGTACCTCAACCCGCTACAGTGGCCAGTCCAGGTCCTCCTGCCCCTGCCGCCTCCACAGTGACTTGTACTTCCCGTTTCAGGGTCATCAAACTTGACCACGGTACTGACGAACCCTTCCGAAGAGGCCGGTGGATATGTACAGAGTTTTACGAGAAAGACTCAGATGGTTCTGTAGTGAATCGAACTGTTGATGGCATGAAGCGAGACGCCAGCGTGACATCTGAGGTTGCTGTGGACAAAGACAGTGGGCTGGGGCAGACTGGTGGCTCTGTGGTTGCCCCGGTAACGCACACAAATCAGGCCCCCGGTGCTTCACCGGGGGTCACCCGCATGCATCCGGCGGAGACGTCGGCGCAGCAGAACTTCATCACCCGGCAACATGCTGTCAGCGGGTCTGTCCCGCAGATTGCGCTCGCCAGTAGCAAGCCCACATCTGTCCCAGTCCAGCCTGCGGTGGCAAGCGTGCAGCCTGCCGCTCCCCAGAGTGTCGGCAACGGATTGCCTCAATTGCAGAAGTCCCCCGTCTTGCCTCCATCAACCCAGACGCATACTTATCAACTTTCCGTGGGACATGACGTACCT GGACTCGCTGGCGGTCAGTCACTGTCAGTGTCTGGACAGTCAGCAGGGCCACAGTCAATGGGACAAGCAACGTCTCCCGCTATGCCTCAGGGCTCGGCGGGAGTTTCCACCCCCGGTCATTTTGGGGACGTCGCTGGCGGAGGAAAGGGAATACCCGGACAGATAGCTCAGAGCCAGACCGGTGGAATGGCAAGCGTCGCGGGCTCGGCACTGGCTGGTGGATCTGCTCACGGTCAGTATGCTGCCACTGGACAGCCCAAAGCCCACGCCGTCCACCCCACAGCTGATGGTGTACAAAATGTGCCTGTCACTGCAGTGAGCTCCAGCGTGGCCCCCGCTGTGCCTACTGCTGTGCCCAGTGCCTCCGCTGCAGCCGTGCCAAAGGTGACAGCCGCTAGTTTGACTCCAGGTCAGGTGAGCCAAGGCAAAGCAGCAGGTGCTTTGGCGGGTCACAGCCTCCTCGCAACTGGATTTGGACAGGTAGAGGGAGGCGGTGTGAGGAAATTGGATGGGGTTGTCAATGCCCAGTCATTTAGGAAGGATCTGGTGAAGCCCCTCATGCCCGAGACCCTGCAGCTCGCCACTCCAACTGTCAACAGCCTGTTTGGAATCCACATACCTGTCGACGGGGATGAGGAGAG GAACCCCTCCAAGGCTTTCTACAAGGCCTTCCAGTCTGGCACCAGATTAAGGGACTCAAAGGCCCACAGTGATAG TTCCTCTGGAACCAATATTGTTGCCATTGATAATAAAATAGAACAGGCCATG GACCTGGTGAAAAGCCATCTGATGTACGCTGTGCGGGAGGAGGTAGAGGTCTTAAAGGAGCAGATCAAAGAGCTCTTCGAGAGGAACTCTGTGCTGGAGCGCGAGAATGCCGTGTTGAAATCTTTGGCCAACAGCGAGCAGCTCTCGCAGCTTCCCGCCCAGTCGGCGGGCCCTTCGACCGGCCCGACTGCGCAGCCGCCCCAACAGCCTGCGGCCGGGCCTCCGCCTCAAGCGCAGCCTCCGGTCCAGCCTCCGGTCCAGCCTCCGCTCCAGCCTCCGCTCCAGCCTCcgctccagcagcagcagcagcagcagcagcagcagcagcagcagcagcag caacaacaacccatGGTCCTGCAGACTCATCCTCAGCTCGACGCAAGCCAACAGCAACCCAACGTCACCTCTGCTTGA
- the LOC119136683 gene encoding TSC22 domain family protein 2-like isoform X8, with protein MSKMPAKKKSCFQITSVTQAQVAAIGAADDTESLEDPDESRAEDVSSEMYDVSRTEYEAACDMSLAEEVLNNVGEPEATGVVASSHLPHFSVVSVSPLGEFRKAPVLALGTQQQAAPTSSPGPVIVSVNVPQPATVASPGPPAPAASTVTCTSRFRVIKLDHGTDEPFRRGRWICTEFYEKDSDGSVVNRTVDGMKRDASVTSEVAVDKDSGLGQTGGSVVAPVTHTNQAPGASPGVTRMHPAETSAQQNFITRQHAVSGSVPQIALASSKPTSVPVQPAVASVQPAAPQSVGNGLPQLQKSPVLPPSTQTHTYQLSVGHDVPVQKLNEFYQQQSGLAGGQSLSVSGQSAGPQSMGQATSPAMPQGSAGVSTPGHFGDVAGGGKGIPGQIAQSQTGGMASVAGSALAGGSAHVSSSVAPAVPTAVPSASAAAVPKVTAASLTPGQVSQGKAAGALAGHSLLATGFGQVEGGGVRKLDGVVNAQSFRKDLVKPLMPETLQLATPTVNSLFGIHIPVDGDEERNPSKAFYKAFQSGTRLRDSKAHSDSSSGTNIVAIDNKIEQAMDLVKSHLMYAVREEVEVLKEQIKELFERNSVLERENAVLKSLANSEQLSQLPAQSAGPSTGPTAQPPQQPAAGPPPQAQPPVQPPVQPPLQPPLQPPLQQQQQQQQQQQQQQQQQQPMVLQTHPQLDASQQQPNVTSA; from the exons AGAGCTGTTTCCAGATCACAAGTGTTACTCAGGCACAGGTGGCTGCTATCGGTGCCGCGGACGACACAGAGAGCCTAGAGGACCCGGATGAGTCCCGCGCCGAGGATGTGTCGTCAGAGATGTATGACGTTTCCCGGACTGAGTATGAGGCCGCATGTGACATGAGTTTGGCTGAAGAAGTGCTGAATAATGTCGGGGAGCCAGAAGCGACGGGAGTCGTGGCGTCGTCGCATTTACCTCACTTCTCTGTGGTGTCAGTCAGTCCCTTGGGGGAGTTTCGGAAAGCGCCGGTGCTGGCTCTTGGCACACAACAACAGGCTGCCCCGACATCCAGTCCCGGTCCTGTAATTGTGTCTGTAAATGTACCTCAACCCGCTACAGTGGCCAGTCCAGGTCCTCCTGCCCCTGCCGCCTCCACAGTGACTTGTACTTCCCGTTTCAGGGTCATCAAACTTGACCACGGTACTGACGAACCCTTCCGAAGAGGCCGGTGGATATGTACAGAGTTTTACGAGAAAGACTCAGATGGTTCTGTAGTGAATCGAACTGTTGATGGCATGAAGCGAGACGCCAGCGTGACATCTGAGGTTGCTGTGGACAAAGACAGTGGGCTGGGGCAGACTGGTGGCTCTGTGGTTGCCCCGGTAACGCACACAAATCAGGCCCCCGGTGCTTCACCGGGGGTCACCCGCATGCATCCGGCGGAGACGTCGGCGCAGCAGAACTTCATCACCCGGCAACATGCTGTCAGCGGGTCTGTCCCGCAGATTGCGCTCGCCAGTAGCAAGCCCACATCTGTCCCAGTCCAGCCTGCGGTGGCAAGCGTGCAGCCTGCCGCTCCCCAGAGTGTCGGCAACGGATTGCCTCAATTGCAGAAGTCCCCCGTCTTGCCTCCATCAACCCAGACGCATACTTATCAACTTTCCGTGGGACATGACGTACCTGTCCAGAAACTGAATGAATTCTATCAACAGCAGTCAGGACTCGCTGGCGGTCAGTCACTGTCAGTGTCTGGACAGTCAGCAGGGCCACAGTCAATGGGACAAGCAACGTCTCCCGCTATGCCTCAGGGCTCGGCGGGAGTTTCCACCCCCGGTCATTTTGGGGACGTCGCTGGCGGAGGAAAGGGAATACCCGGACAGATAGCTCAGAGCCAGACCGGTGGAATGGCAAGCGTCGCGGGCTCGGCACTGGCTGGTGGATCTGCTCACG TGAGCTCCAGCGTGGCCCCCGCTGTGCCTACTGCTGTGCCCAGTGCCTCCGCTGCAGCCGTGCCAAAGGTGACAGCCGCTAGTTTGACTCCAGGTCAGGTGAGCCAAGGCAAAGCAGCAGGTGCTTTGGCGGGTCACAGCCTCCTCGCAACTGGATTTGGACAGGTAGAGGGAGGCGGTGTGAGGAAATTGGATGGGGTTGTCAATGCCCAGTCATTTAGGAAGGATCTGGTGAAGCCCCTCATGCCCGAGACCCTGCAGCTCGCCACTCCAACTGTCAACAGCCTGTTTGGAATCCACATACCTGTCGACGGGGATGAGGAGAG GAACCCCTCCAAGGCTTTCTACAAGGCCTTCCAGTCTGGCACCAGATTAAGGGACTCAAAGGCCCACAGTGATAG TTCCTCTGGAACCAATATTGTTGCCATTGATAATAAAATAGAACAGGCCATG GACCTGGTGAAAAGCCATCTGATGTACGCTGTGCGGGAGGAGGTAGAGGTCTTAAAGGAGCAGATCAAAGAGCTCTTCGAGAGGAACTCTGTGCTGGAGCGCGAGAATGCCGTGTTGAAATCTTTGGCCAACAGCGAGCAGCTCTCGCAGCTTCCCGCCCAGTCGGCGGGCCCTTCGACCGGCCCGACTGCGCAGCCGCCCCAACAGCCTGCGGCCGGGCCTCCGCCTCAAGCGCAGCCTCCGGTCCAGCCTCCGGTCCAGCCTCCGCTCCAGCCTCCGCTCCAGCCTCcgctccagcagcagcagcagcagcagcagcagcagcagcagcagcagcag caacaacaacccatGGTCCTGCAGACTCATCCTCAGCTCGACGCAAGCCAACAGCAACCCAACGTCACCTCTGCTTGA
- the LOC119136683 gene encoding TSC22 domain family protein 2-like isoform X1, translated as MSKMPAKKKSCFQITSVTQAQVAAIGAADDTESLEDPDESRAEDVSSEMYDVSRTEYEAACDMSLAEEVLNNVGEPEATGVVASSHLPHFSVVSVSPLGEFRKAPVLALGTQQQAAPTSSPGPVIVSVNVPQPATVASPGPPAPAASTVTCTSRFRVIKLDHGTDEPFRRGRWICTEFYEKDSDGSVVNRTVDGMKRDASVTSEVAVDKDSGLGQTGGSVVAPVTHTNQAPGASPGVTRMHPAETSAQQNFITRQHAVSGSVPQIALASSKPTSVPVQPAVASVQPAAPQSVGNGLPQLQKSPVLPPSTQTHTYQLSVGHDVPVQKLNEFYQQQSGLAGGQSLSVSGQSAGPQSMGQATSPAMPQGSAGVSTPGHFGDVAGGGKGIPGQIAQSQTGGMASVAGSALAGGSAHGQYAATGQPKAHAVHPTADGVQNVPVTAVSSSVAPAVPTAVPSASAAAVPKVTAASLTPGQVSQGKAAGALAGHSLLATGFGQVEGGGVRKLDGVVNAQSFRKDLVKPLMPETLQLATPTVNSLFGIHIPVDGDEERNPSKAFYKAFQSGTRLRDSKAHSDSSSGTNIVAIDNKIEQAMDLVKSHLMYAVREEVEVLKEQIKELFERNSVLERENAVLKSLANSEQLSQLPAQSAGPSTGPTAQPPQQPAAGPPPQAQPPVQPPVQPPLQPPLQPPLQQQQQQQQQQQQQQQQQQPMVLQTHPQLDASQQQPNVTSA; from the exons AGAGCTGTTTCCAGATCACAAGTGTTACTCAGGCACAGGTGGCTGCTATCGGTGCCGCGGACGACACAGAGAGCCTAGAGGACCCGGATGAGTCCCGCGCCGAGGATGTGTCGTCAGAGATGTATGACGTTTCCCGGACTGAGTATGAGGCCGCATGTGACATGAGTTTGGCTGAAGAAGTGCTGAATAATGTCGGGGAGCCAGAAGCGACGGGAGTCGTGGCGTCGTCGCATTTACCTCACTTCTCTGTGGTGTCAGTCAGTCCCTTGGGGGAGTTTCGGAAAGCGCCGGTGCTGGCTCTTGGCACACAACAACAGGCTGCCCCGACATCCAGTCCCGGTCCTGTAATTGTGTCTGTAAATGTACCTCAACCCGCTACAGTGGCCAGTCCAGGTCCTCCTGCCCCTGCCGCCTCCACAGTGACTTGTACTTCCCGTTTCAGGGTCATCAAACTTGACCACGGTACTGACGAACCCTTCCGAAGAGGCCGGTGGATATGTACAGAGTTTTACGAGAAAGACTCAGATGGTTCTGTAGTGAATCGAACTGTTGATGGCATGAAGCGAGACGCCAGCGTGACATCTGAGGTTGCTGTGGACAAAGACAGTGGGCTGGGGCAGACTGGTGGCTCTGTGGTTGCCCCGGTAACGCACACAAATCAGGCCCCCGGTGCTTCACCGGGGGTCACCCGCATGCATCCGGCGGAGACGTCGGCGCAGCAGAACTTCATCACCCGGCAACATGCTGTCAGCGGGTCTGTCCCGCAGATTGCGCTCGCCAGTAGCAAGCCCACATCTGTCCCAGTCCAGCCTGCGGTGGCAAGCGTGCAGCCTGCCGCTCCCCAGAGTGTCGGCAACGGATTGCCTCAATTGCAGAAGTCCCCCGTCTTGCCTCCATCAACCCAGACGCATACTTATCAACTTTCCGTGGGACATGACGTACCTGTCCAGAAACTGAATGAATTCTATCAACAGCAGTCAGGACTCGCTGGCGGTCAGTCACTGTCAGTGTCTGGACAGTCAGCAGGGCCACAGTCAATGGGACAAGCAACGTCTCCCGCTATGCCTCAGGGCTCGGCGGGAGTTTCCACCCCCGGTCATTTTGGGGACGTCGCTGGCGGAGGAAAGGGAATACCCGGACAGATAGCTCAGAGCCAGACCGGTGGAATGGCAAGCGTCGCGGGCTCGGCACTGGCTGGTGGATCTGCTCACGGTCAGTATGCTGCCACTGGACAGCCCAAAGCCCACGCCGTCCACCCCACAGCTGATGGTGTACAAAATGTGCCTGTCACTGCAGTGAGCTCCAGCGTGGCCCCCGCTGTGCCTACTGCTGTGCCCAGTGCCTCCGCTGCAGCCGTGCCAAAGGTGACAGCCGCTAGTTTGACTCCAGGTCAGGTGAGCCAAGGCAAAGCAGCAGGTGCTTTGGCGGGTCACAGCCTCCTCGCAACTGGATTTGGACAGGTAGAGGGAGGCGGTGTGAGGAAATTGGATGGGGTTGTCAATGCCCAGTCATTTAGGAAGGATCTGGTGAAGCCCCTCATGCCCGAGACCCTGCAGCTCGCCACTCCAACTGTCAACAGCCTGTTTGGAATCCACATACCTGTCGACGGGGATGAGGAGAG GAACCCCTCCAAGGCTTTCTACAAGGCCTTCCAGTCTGGCACCAGATTAAGGGACTCAAAGGCCCACAGTGATAG TTCCTCTGGAACCAATATTGTTGCCATTGATAATAAAATAGAACAGGCCATG GACCTGGTGAAAAGCCATCTGATGTACGCTGTGCGGGAGGAGGTAGAGGTCTTAAAGGAGCAGATCAAAGAGCTCTTCGAGAGGAACTCTGTGCTGGAGCGCGAGAATGCCGTGTTGAAATCTTTGGCCAACAGCGAGCAGCTCTCGCAGCTTCCCGCCCAGTCGGCGGGCCCTTCGACCGGCCCGACTGCGCAGCCGCCCCAACAGCCTGCGGCCGGGCCTCCGCCTCAAGCGCAGCCTCCGGTCCAGCCTCCGGTCCAGCCTCCGCTCCAGCCTCCGCTCCAGCCTCcgctccagcagcagcagcagcagcagcagcagcagcagcagcagcagcag caacaacaacccatGGTCCTGCAGACTCATCCTCAGCTCGACGCAAGCCAACAGCAACCCAACGTCACCTCTGCTTGA
- the LOC119136683 gene encoding TSC22 domain family protein 2-like isoform X7, which yields MSKMPAKKKSCFQITSVTQAQVAAIGAADDTESLEDPDESRAEDVSSEMYDVSRTEYEAACDMSLAEEVLNNVGEPEATGVVASSHLPHFSVVSVSPLGEFRKAPVLALGTQQQAAPTSSPGPVIVSVNVPQPATVASPGPPAPAASTVTCTSRFRVIKLDHGTDEPFRRGRWICTEFYEKDSDGSVVNRTVDGMKRDASVTSEVAVDKDSGLGQTGGSVVAPVTHTNQAPGASPGVTRMHPAETSAQQNFITRQHAVSGSVPQIALASSKPTSVPVQPAVASVQPAAPQSVGNGLPQLQKSPVLPPSTQTHTYQLSVGHDVPVQKLNEFYQQQSGLAGGQSLSVSGQSAGPQSMGQATSPAMPQGSAGVSTPGHFGDVAGGGKGIPGQIAQSQTGGMASVAGSALAGGSAHGQYAATGQPKAHAVHPTADGVQNVPVTAVSSSVAPAVPTAVPSASAAAVPKVTAASLTPGQVSQGKAAGALAGHSLLATGFGQVEGGGVRKLDGVVNAQSFRKDLVKPLMPETLQLATPTVNSLFGIHIPVDGDEESSSGTNIVAIDNKIEQAMDLVKSHLMYAVREEVEVLKEQIKELFERNSVLERENAVLKSLANSEQLSQLPAQSAGPSTGPTAQPPQQPAAGPPPQAQPPVQPPVQPPLQPPLQPPLQQQQQQQQQQQQQQQQQQPMVLQTHPQLDASQQQPNVTSA from the exons AGAGCTGTTTCCAGATCACAAGTGTTACTCAGGCACAGGTGGCTGCTATCGGTGCCGCGGACGACACAGAGAGCCTAGAGGACCCGGATGAGTCCCGCGCCGAGGATGTGTCGTCAGAGATGTATGACGTTTCCCGGACTGAGTATGAGGCCGCATGTGACATGAGTTTGGCTGAAGAAGTGCTGAATAATGTCGGGGAGCCAGAAGCGACGGGAGTCGTGGCGTCGTCGCATTTACCTCACTTCTCTGTGGTGTCAGTCAGTCCCTTGGGGGAGTTTCGGAAAGCGCCGGTGCTGGCTCTTGGCACACAACAACAGGCTGCCCCGACATCCAGTCCCGGTCCTGTAATTGTGTCTGTAAATGTACCTCAACCCGCTACAGTGGCCAGTCCAGGTCCTCCTGCCCCTGCCGCCTCCACAGTGACTTGTACTTCCCGTTTCAGGGTCATCAAACTTGACCACGGTACTGACGAACCCTTCCGAAGAGGCCGGTGGATATGTACAGAGTTTTACGAGAAAGACTCAGATGGTTCTGTAGTGAATCGAACTGTTGATGGCATGAAGCGAGACGCCAGCGTGACATCTGAGGTTGCTGTGGACAAAGACAGTGGGCTGGGGCAGACTGGTGGCTCTGTGGTTGCCCCGGTAACGCACACAAATCAGGCCCCCGGTGCTTCACCGGGGGTCACCCGCATGCATCCGGCGGAGACGTCGGCGCAGCAGAACTTCATCACCCGGCAACATGCTGTCAGCGGGTCTGTCCCGCAGATTGCGCTCGCCAGTAGCAAGCCCACATCTGTCCCAGTCCAGCCTGCGGTGGCAAGCGTGCAGCCTGCCGCTCCCCAGAGTGTCGGCAACGGATTGCCTCAATTGCAGAAGTCCCCCGTCTTGCCTCCATCAACCCAGACGCATACTTATCAACTTTCCGTGGGACATGACGTACCTGTCCAGAAACTGAATGAATTCTATCAACAGCAGTCAGGACTCGCTGGCGGTCAGTCACTGTCAGTGTCTGGACAGTCAGCAGGGCCACAGTCAATGGGACAAGCAACGTCTCCCGCTATGCCTCAGGGCTCGGCGGGAGTTTCCACCCCCGGTCATTTTGGGGACGTCGCTGGCGGAGGAAAGGGAATACCCGGACAGATAGCTCAGAGCCAGACCGGTGGAATGGCAAGCGTCGCGGGCTCGGCACTGGCTGGTGGATCTGCTCACGGTCAGTATGCTGCCACTGGACAGCCCAAAGCCCACGCCGTCCACCCCACAGCTGATGGTGTACAAAATGTGCCTGTCACTGCAGTGAGCTCCAGCGTGGCCCCCGCTGTGCCTACTGCTGTGCCCAGTGCCTCCGCTGCAGCCGTGCCAAAGGTGACAGCCGCTAGTTTGACTCCAGGTCAGGTGAGCCAAGGCAAAGCAGCAGGTGCTTTGGCGGGTCACAGCCTCCTCGCAACTGGATTTGGACAGGTAGAGGGAGGCGGTGTGAGGAAATTGGATGGGGTTGTCAATGCCCAGTCATTTAGGAAGGATCTGGTGAAGCCCCTCATGCCCGAGACCCTGCAGCTCGCCACTCCAACTGTCAACAGCCTGTTTGGAATCCACATACCTGTCGACGGGGATGAGGAGAG TTCCTCTGGAACCAATATTGTTGCCATTGATAATAAAATAGAACAGGCCATG GACCTGGTGAAAAGCCATCTGATGTACGCTGTGCGGGAGGAGGTAGAGGTCTTAAAGGAGCAGATCAAAGAGCTCTTCGAGAGGAACTCTGTGCTGGAGCGCGAGAATGCCGTGTTGAAATCTTTGGCCAACAGCGAGCAGCTCTCGCAGCTTCCCGCCCAGTCGGCGGGCCCTTCGACCGGCCCGACTGCGCAGCCGCCCCAACAGCCTGCGGCCGGGCCTCCGCCTCAAGCGCAGCCTCCGGTCCAGCCTCCGGTCCAGCCTCCGCTCCAGCCTCCGCTCCAGCCTCcgctccagcagcagcagcagcagcagcagcagcagcagcagcagcagcag caacaacaacccatGGTCCTGCAGACTCATCCTCAGCTCGACGCAAGCCAACAGCAACCCAACGTCACCTCTGCTTGA
- the LOC119136683 gene encoding TSC22 domain family protein 2-like isoform X5: MSKMPAKKKSCFQITSVTQAQVAAIGAADDTESLEDPDESRAEDVSSEMYDVSRTEYEAACDMSLAEEVLNNVGEPEATGVVASSHLPHFSVVSVSPLGEFRKAPVLALGTQQQAAPTSSPGPVIVSVNVPQPATVASPGPPAPAASTVTCTSRFRVIKLDHGTDEPFRRGRWICTEFYEKDSDGSVVNRTVDGMKRDASVTSEVAVDKDSGLGQTGGSVVAPVTHTNQAPGASPGVTRMHPAETSAQQNFITRQHAVSGSVPQIALASSKPTSVPVQPAVASVQPAAPQSVGNGLPQLQKSPVLPPSTQTHTYQLSVGHDVPVQKLNEFYQQQSGLAGGQSLSVSGQSAGPQSMGQATSPAMPQGSAGVSTPGHFGDVAGGGKGIPGQIAQSQTGGMASVAGSALAGGSAHGQYAATGQPKAHAVHPTADGVQNVPVTAVSSSVAPAVPTAVPSASAAAVPKVTAASLTPGQVSQGKAAGALAGHSLLATGFGQVEGGGVRKLDGVVNAQSFRKDLVKPLMPETLQLATPTVNSLFGIHIPVDGDEERNPSKAFYKAFQSGTRLRDSKAHSDSSSGTNIVAIDNKIEQAMDLVKSHLMYAVREEVEVLKEQIKELFERNSVLERENAVLKSLANSEQLSQLPAQSAGPSTGPTAQPPQQPAAGPPPQAQPPVQPPVQPPLQPPLQPPLQQQQQQQQQPMVLQTHPQLDASQQQPNVTSA; the protein is encoded by the exons AGAGCTGTTTCCAGATCACAAGTGTTACTCAGGCACAGGTGGCTGCTATCGGTGCCGCGGACGACACAGAGAGCCTAGAGGACCCGGATGAGTCCCGCGCCGAGGATGTGTCGTCAGAGATGTATGACGTTTCCCGGACTGAGTATGAGGCCGCATGTGACATGAGTTTGGCTGAAGAAGTGCTGAATAATGTCGGGGAGCCAGAAGCGACGGGAGTCGTGGCGTCGTCGCATTTACCTCACTTCTCTGTGGTGTCAGTCAGTCCCTTGGGGGAGTTTCGGAAAGCGCCGGTGCTGGCTCTTGGCACACAACAACAGGCTGCCCCGACATCCAGTCCCGGTCCTGTAATTGTGTCTGTAAATGTACCTCAACCCGCTACAGTGGCCAGTCCAGGTCCTCCTGCCCCTGCCGCCTCCACAGTGACTTGTACTTCCCGTTTCAGGGTCATCAAACTTGACCACGGTACTGACGAACCCTTCCGAAGAGGCCGGTGGATATGTACAGAGTTTTACGAGAAAGACTCAGATGGTTCTGTAGTGAATCGAACTGTTGATGGCATGAAGCGAGACGCCAGCGTGACATCTGAGGTTGCTGTGGACAAAGACAGTGGGCTGGGGCAGACTGGTGGCTCTGTGGTTGCCCCGGTAACGCACACAAATCAGGCCCCCGGTGCTTCACCGGGGGTCACCCGCATGCATCCGGCGGAGACGTCGGCGCAGCAGAACTTCATCACCCGGCAACATGCTGTCAGCGGGTCTGTCCCGCAGATTGCGCTCGCCAGTAGCAAGCCCACATCTGTCCCAGTCCAGCCTGCGGTGGCAAGCGTGCAGCCTGCCGCTCCCCAGAGTGTCGGCAACGGATTGCCTCAATTGCAGAAGTCCCCCGTCTTGCCTCCATCAACCCAGACGCATACTTATCAACTTTCCGTGGGACATGACGTACCTGTCCAGAAACTGAATGAATTCTATCAACAGCAGTCAGGACTCGCTGGCGGTCAGTCACTGTCAGTGTCTGGACAGTCAGCAGGGCCACAGTCAATGGGACAAGCAACGTCTCCCGCTATGCCTCAGGGCTCGGCGGGAGTTTCCACCCCCGGTCATTTTGGGGACGTCGCTGGCGGAGGAAAGGGAATACCCGGACAGATAGCTCAGAGCCAGACCGGTGGAATGGCAAGCGTCGCGGGCTCGGCACTGGCTGGTGGATCTGCTCACGGTCAGTATGCTGCCACTGGACAGCCCAAAGCCCACGCCGTCCACCCCACAGCTGATGGTGTACAAAATGTGCCTGTCACTGCAGTGAGCTCCAGCGTGGCCCCCGCTGTGCCTACTGCTGTGCCCAGTGCCTCCGCTGCAGCCGTGCCAAAGGTGACAGCCGCTAGTTTGACTCCAGGTCAGGTGAGCCAAGGCAAAGCAGCAGGTGCTTTGGCGGGTCACAGCCTCCTCGCAACTGGATTTGGACAGGTAGAGGGAGGCGGTGTGAGGAAATTGGATGGGGTTGTCAATGCCCAGTCATTTAGGAAGGATCTGGTGAAGCCCCTCATGCCCGAGACCCTGCAGCTCGCCACTCCAACTGTCAACAGCCTGTTTGGAATCCACATACCTGTCGACGGGGATGAGGAGAG GAACCCCTCCAAGGCTTTCTACAAGGCCTTCCAGTCTGGCACCAGATTAAGGGACTCAAAGGCCCACAGTGATAG TTCCTCTGGAACCAATATTGTTGCCATTGATAATAAAATAGAACAGGCCATG GACCTGGTGAAAAGCCATCTGATGTACGCTGTGCGGGAGGAGGTAGAGGTCTTAAAGGAGCAGATCAAAGAGCTCTTCGAGAGGAACTCTGTGCTGGAGCGCGAGAATGCCGTGTTGAAATCTTTGGCCAACAGCGAGCAGCTCTCGCAGCTTCCCGCCCAGTCGGCGGGCCCTTCGACCGGCCCGACTGCGCAGCCGCCCCAACAGCCTGCGGCCGGGCCTCCGCCTCAAGCGCAGCCTCCGGTCCAGCCTCCGGTCCAGCCTCCGCTCCAGCCTCCGCTCCAGCCTCcgctccagcagcagcagcagcag caacaacaacccatGGTCCTGCAGACTCATCCTCAGCTCGACGCAAGCCAACAGCAACCCAACGTCACCTCTGCTTGA